A stretch of Haloprofundus halophilus DNA encodes these proteins:
- a CDS encoding branched-chain amino acid ABC transporter permease, with protein sequence MGLAQNLVFGLVTGSYIAIAAIGFTLIYGIVNMINFAYGEYLTVGAFIAILTVGVLPLPLPVAAVVAMAGGGLVSLVLARAFFTPINDTGPVPMLLTSIGLGLALRNAIRLSAGRSARYFDTETTTYRFDGLPELPVGPVNLLGDVFVTSQQLVVVVSALVVFLALHALLTRTDVGIAMRAMGDNESLARVRGIDTQRIRDSVWILAGVLAALAGVLVGIQTNVNADTGFSYILQILSAAILGGAGSVYGAIAGSYIIGLVLALSVAFLPTGMTGISSAVAFLILIVVLLVKPSGIAGQEVREA encoded by the coding sequence ATGGGGCTCGCACAGAACCTCGTCTTCGGCCTGGTTACGGGCTCGTACATCGCCATCGCCGCCATCGGATTCACGCTAATATACGGTATCGTGAACATGATCAACTTCGCCTACGGCGAGTATCTCACCGTCGGCGCGTTCATCGCCATCCTCACCGTCGGTGTGCTCCCGCTGCCGCTGCCGGTCGCGGCGGTCGTGGCGATGGCGGGCGGCGGTCTCGTCAGCCTCGTCCTTGCTCGCGCGTTCTTCACGCCGATCAACGACACCGGCCCGGTGCCGATGCTGCTGACGTCTATCGGTCTCGGACTGGCGCTTCGAAACGCCATCCGCCTCTCGGCCGGCCGGAGCGCTCGCTACTTCGACACCGAGACCACGACCTACCGGTTCGACGGCCTGCCGGAGCTTCCGGTCGGCCCGGTGAACCTCCTGGGCGACGTGTTCGTCACCTCCCAGCAACTCGTCGTCGTCGTGAGCGCGCTCGTCGTCTTCCTCGCGCTCCACGCGCTGTTGACACGAACCGACGTCGGCATCGCCATGCGCGCGATGGGGGACAATGAGAGCCTCGCGCGGGTCCGCGGCATCGACACCCAACGGATTCGAGACAGCGTCTGGATACTGGCCGGGGTGCTCGCGGCGCTTGCGGGCGTGCTCGTCGGCATCCAGACCAACGTCAACGCCGACACGGGCTTCAGTTACATTCTGCAGATCCTGTCGGCAGCCATCCTCGGCGGCGCCGGGAGCGTTTACGGCGCGATCGCCGGTTCCTACATCATCGGACTGGTTCTGGCGCTCTCCGTTGCGTTTCTCCCCACGGGGATGACCGGTATCTCCTCGGCGGTGGCGTTCCTGATTCTCATAGTCGTCCTGCTCGTCAAGCCGAGCGGCATCGCGGGCCAGGAGGTGCGGGAGGCGTGA
- a CDS encoding branched-chain amino acid ABC transporter permease: MSLADRLPEDDSGRAFLFGAGCVLLAALFALTPLVASVPGVLYVFFEVGILFVVYGMLVLGLDLQYGHTGLVNFGHVVFFAVGAYTVAMLSAQDSFAGLSLGYPWPLALVAGVLVAALLGATVGATSLRLRDDFLAIVTLATAEIFHTLFANFRGIFGGDTGILGVPQPIADLAGDGDTTLVATLLLFGGITAFAFALVTRLTEAPYGRVLRAIRADELVTRSVGKSVFTYKMQAFVYGAALAGFAGGLFALYTGAISPGFFTINVTVTVWIGMLLGGASNHRAVLAGLAVIMGLRLVSRFALDVAPLSADAFASVRLVVIGLILVAIIRYRPAGIWGDARELGVDS; the protein is encoded by the coding sequence GTGAGCCTCGCCGACCGCCTCCCCGAGGACGACTCCGGGCGGGCGTTCCTGTTCGGTGCCGGCTGCGTTCTGCTGGCCGCGCTGTTCGCGCTGACGCCGCTGGTGGCGTCGGTACCCGGCGTGTTGTACGTCTTCTTCGAGGTCGGCATCCTCTTCGTCGTGTACGGGATGTTGGTGCTGGGACTCGACCTCCAGTACGGCCACACCGGGCTGGTCAACTTCGGCCACGTGGTGTTCTTCGCCGTCGGCGCGTACACCGTCGCGATGCTGTCCGCGCAGGACTCCTTCGCCGGCCTCAGTTTGGGCTACCCGTGGCCGCTGGCGCTGGTGGCCGGCGTCCTCGTCGCGGCGCTCCTCGGCGCGACCGTCGGGGCCACTTCACTCCGACTGCGCGACGACTTTCTGGCCATCGTCACGCTGGCGACTGCGGAGATCTTCCACACGCTGTTCGCCAACTTCCGGGGAATCTTCGGGGGCGACACGGGCATTCTCGGCGTTCCGCAGCCGATTGCGGACCTCGCCGGCGACGGCGACACCACGCTCGTGGCCACGCTGCTGCTGTTCGGCGGCATCACCGCGTTCGCGTTCGCTCTGGTGACTCGGTTGACCGAGGCGCCGTACGGCCGGGTGTTGCGGGCGATCCGCGCCGACGAACTCGTCACCCGCTCGGTCGGGAAGTCCGTGTTCACCTACAAGATGCAGGCGTTCGTCTACGGCGCCGCGCTCGCGGGGTTCGCCGGCGGTCTGTTCGCGCTCTACACCGGCGCGATCTCGCCCGGCTTCTTCACTATCAACGTGACGGTGACAGTGTGGATCGGGATGCTGCTCGGCGGCGCGTCGAACCACCGCGCGGTGTTGGCGGGGCTCGCGGTCATCATGGGTCTCCGTCTGGTGTCGCGCTTCGCTCTCGACGTCGCGCCCCTCTCCGCCGACGCGTTCGCCTCCGTTCGCCTCGTCGTAATCGGACTGATTCTGGTGGCGATCATCCGCTACCGGCCGGCCGGCATCTGGGGCGACGCCAGAGAGCTGGGGGTGGACTCGTGA
- a CDS encoding ABC transporter ATP-binding protein — translation MSLLRADGLVKEFGGLRALDELSLSVDRGELVGVMGPNGAGKSTFFNCVSGVVAPDSGRVTLNGEDVTGDSPELLARAGMVRTFQLTRELETMTVRDNVRLAAPDQPGERTVPALLHTDSMRERERQVRERADELIEAFELGHLADEYSSNLSGGQRKLLELARVLMLEPDLLLLDEPFAGVNPTLTREIADRIRDLNDEGMTVVVIEHELETLTELVDRLVVLQQGSLLVEGEPEAVLSDERVIDAYLGE, via the coding sequence GTGAGCCTGCTCCGTGCCGACGGTCTCGTCAAGGAGTTCGGCGGCCTTCGCGCGCTCGACGAACTGTCACTGTCGGTCGACCGAGGGGAACTCGTCGGGGTGATGGGACCGAACGGCGCCGGCAAGTCGACGTTCTTCAACTGCGTGAGCGGCGTCGTAGCGCCCGACAGCGGTCGCGTCACTCTGAACGGCGAGGACGTGACCGGCGACTCGCCGGAGCTCCTGGCCCGAGCCGGCATGGTCCGCACCTTCCAGCTCACGCGGGAACTGGAGACGATGACCGTCCGGGACAACGTACGCCTCGCTGCGCCCGACCAACCGGGCGAACGCACCGTCCCCGCCCTCCTGCACACCGACTCGATGCGGGAGCGCGAGCGTCAGGTCCGCGAGCGCGCGGACGAACTCATCGAGGCGTTCGAACTCGGCCACCTCGCCGACGAGTACAGCAGCAACCTCTCCGGCGGCCAGCGAAAACTGCTGGAGCTGGCTCGGGTGCTGATGCTCGAACCGGACCTGCTCCTGCTGGACGAACCGTTCGCGGGGGTCAACCCCACGCTGACCCGCGAGATTGCGGACCGAATCCGCGACCTCAACGACGAGGGGATGACCGTCGTCGTCATCGAACACGAACTCGAGACGCTGACCGAACTCGTCGACCGCCTCGTCGTCCTACAGCAGGGGAGCCTCCTCGTTGAGGGGGAGCCCGAAGCGGTGCTGTCCGACGAGCGCGTCATCGACGCCTACCTTGGAGAGTGA
- a CDS encoding ABC transporter ATP-binding protein, which produces MSLLDVSNLDAGYGDLQVLSGIDLRVDSGEYVAVVGPNGAGKSTAMKAIFGIADRMGGSITFDGADIAELPPETVIRQGLSYVPQTANVFPSLTVAENLRIGAYILDGTPEERRKAVFDRFPVLADRLDETAGALSGGQQQMLAMGCALMLDPDLLLLDEPSAGLAPDLVDEMFDRIDAVNEAGTAVLMVEQNAKEALRRCDRGYVLASGENRYEDAGDALLNDEEVRRQFLGG; this is translated from the coding sequence GTGAGCCTGCTCGACGTCTCGAATCTCGACGCCGGCTACGGCGACCTGCAGGTGTTGTCGGGAATCGACCTCCGGGTCGACTCCGGCGAGTACGTCGCCGTCGTCGGTCCGAACGGCGCCGGTAAGTCTACGGCGATGAAGGCTATCTTCGGCATCGCCGACCGGATGGGCGGCTCGATCACGTTCGACGGCGCCGACATCGCGGAACTCCCGCCCGAAACCGTCATCCGTCAGGGGTTGAGCTACGTCCCGCAGACCGCGAACGTCTTCCCCTCGCTCACCGTCGCGGAGAACCTCCGAATCGGCGCGTACATCCTCGACGGCACGCCGGAGGAGCGCCGCAAGGCCGTGTTCGACCGGTTTCCGGTTCTCGCCGACCGCCTCGACGAGACCGCGGGCGCGCTCTCCGGCGGACAGCAGCAGATGCTCGCGATGGGCTGTGCGCTGATGCTCGACCCGGATCTCCTCCTGTTGGACGAACCCTCGGCCGGTCTCGCGCCGGACCTCGTCGACGAGATGTTCGACCGCATCGACGCGGTCAACGAGGCGGGGACGGCCGTGCTGATGGTCGAGCAGAACGCGAAGGAGGCGCTACGGCGCTGTGACCGCGGTTACGTGCTCGCGAGCGGCGAGAACCGCTACGAGGACGCCGGCGACGCGCTGCTGAACGACGAGGAGGTCCGCCGCCAGTTCCTCGGCGGCTGA